Proteins encoded within one genomic window of Novipirellula galeiformis:
- a CDS encoding GNAT family N-acetyltransferase, which produces MPPSEMLLRIRHAEETDAQRIAEIYNHYVDVGGATFDRVHLTSEMVGKRIKQKVPDGWYVADTGQSLVGWASARRYSDRAGYRFSCETAIYLAPDARGLRIGARLQQRIDQHCLDCNLHHAVARIIADNQASLSFHYRHGYEMVGIQKEIGRMHDRWVDVAILQKLFRSSDT; this is translated from the coding sequence ATGCCGCCATCTGAAATGCTCCTTCGCATTCGTCATGCCGAAGAAACCGATGCCCAGCGAATCGCGGAAATCTACAACCACTACGTGGACGTCGGCGGAGCCACCTTTGACCGGGTGCATCTCACCTCCGAGATGGTAGGAAAGCGAATCAAACAAAAAGTACCCGATGGATGGTACGTCGCCGACACCGGGCAATCACTTGTTGGCTGGGCATCGGCGCGCCGCTATAGCGACCGTGCTGGCTATCGTTTTTCTTGCGAGACCGCAATCTATCTCGCCCCCGACGCCCGTGGGCTGCGAATCGGCGCTCGCTTGCAACAGAGAATCGATCAACACTGCCTCGATTGTAACTTGCACCACGCCGTGGCCAGAATCATTGCCGACAATCAAGCCAGTTTGTCGTTTCACTACCGCCACGGATATGAAATGGTGGGGATTCAAAAAGAGATCGGCCGCATGCATGATCGCTGGGTCGATGTCGCGATTCTGCAAAAACTCTTTCGCAGCTCGGATACCTAG
- a CDS encoding alpha/beta hydrolase, whose product MLDKLVLRPTRDRVDHGMQQRLVLSSRFGPLETFGLANFPDPNFLQPDFAASDFVATDPPDLLLLKFPGTAGRAERSSSFPADLMRDTRTHVWTWNPPGYGNSAGRPTLRRIAAAAIDFFNASIQRYEQLYDAPLPPVWLCGNSLGCATALHVAAVAPQSSTAIRGLILRNPPPVDLVVKHVARRYPLGKLIHPVADQLAPSMNAIYSASKVTQPAIFLQCQNDSLVPPELQQQVRDAHAGPQTLVPLKSLGHDGVMDEQHLPLVREAVHWLREQSNLSIRPLP is encoded by the coding sequence TTGCTCGATAAGCTCGTGCTCCGGCCCACGCGTGATCGTGTGGACCATGGCATGCAGCAACGATTGGTTTTGTCGTCACGATTTGGGCCGCTCGAAACGTTTGGCTTGGCCAACTTTCCCGATCCGAACTTCCTTCAGCCCGACTTCGCTGCATCCGACTTCGTCGCAACCGATCCTCCGGATCTATTACTGCTGAAGTTCCCAGGCACCGCGGGACGAGCCGAGCGTTCGTCCTCGTTTCCTGCCGACTTGATGCGTGATACCCGCACCCACGTTTGGACATGGAACCCGCCTGGCTATGGCAATAGTGCGGGACGCCCCACGCTGCGCCGCATCGCCGCCGCAGCGATTGATTTTTTCAACGCATCGATCCAGCGTTACGAACAACTTTACGACGCTCCACTGCCACCGGTGTGGTTGTGCGGTAACAGTCTGGGGTGTGCCACCGCGTTGCACGTCGCCGCAGTCGCTCCACAAAGCTCGACGGCGATTCGCGGACTAATCCTACGCAACCCACCGCCCGTCGATTTGGTCGTCAAACATGTCGCCCGCCGCTATCCGTTGGGCAAGCTGATCCATCCGGTCGCCGACCAATTGGCTCCGTCGATGAACGCGATTTACAGCGCGTCCAAAGTGACGCAACCGGCGATCTTCCTGCAATGTCAAAACGACTCGCTCGTCCCGCCTGAACTCCAGCAACAGGTTCGCGATGCTCACGCCGGACCGCAAACGCTCGTGCCACTAAAATCACTCGGTCATGACGGTGTGATGGACGAACAACATTTGCCGCTGGTACGCGAAGCCGTCCACTGGCTGCGCGAACAATCCAACCTCTCGATCCGCCCTCTTCCTTAG
- the epmA gene encoding EF-P lysine aminoacylase EpmA → MSCNPTPNIERLRDRATLLRKTRGFFDDRGFLEVQPPCLSRDCIVDPYINPLTVSSKQLALSEPDLPEHFYLQTSPELAMKRMLVAGAPSIYSIGPVFRAGERGDQHNVEFTMLEWYDVGADIQAGINLTGELACHILHTPRFEITTYREAFSQTVGFDPITEPIARLHRETCKIDAPLANRIAQDRDAMLDVLFSYRVQPELGNEVPVIVRNYPLSQAALARAAEDDEDCAARFEMFMQGIELANGYDELLDPEILIERTKINNQRRMACGEKPLPVDSSLVQAMLVGLPASTGVALGFDRLLMLRTKSSSIEKVIPFPIEIA, encoded by the coding sequence ATGTCATGCAACCCCACCCCTAACATTGAACGCCTTCGCGATCGCGCCACGCTGCTGCGCAAGACCCGTGGTTTCTTTGACGATCGCGGCTTCCTCGAAGTGCAACCTCCCTGCCTTTCACGCGACTGCATTGTCGACCCCTATATCAATCCATTGACGGTTTCGTCAAAACAACTCGCGTTGTCTGAGCCTGACCTCCCCGAACATTTCTACCTTCAAACCTCGCCCGAATTGGCGATGAAACGAATGCTTGTCGCGGGGGCTCCTTCGATCTACAGCATCGGTCCTGTGTTCCGCGCCGGCGAACGTGGCGATCAACACAACGTCGAGTTCACGATGTTGGAATGGTATGATGTTGGGGCCGATATCCAAGCGGGAATCAACTTGACGGGGGAACTCGCATGCCACATCTTGCACACCCCGCGATTCGAAATCACGACTTACCGCGAAGCATTCTCGCAAACCGTCGGCTTCGATCCGATCACCGAACCGATCGCGCGCCTGCACCGGGAAACCTGTAAAATCGATGCTCCGCTGGCCAACCGTATCGCGCAGGATCGCGACGCGATGCTGGATGTTTTATTCTCGTATCGCGTCCAACCGGAACTGGGAAACGAGGTACCCGTGATCGTACGCAACTATCCATTGAGCCAAGCTGCCCTCGCTCGCGCGGCCGAGGACGATGAAGATTGTGCCGCTCGTTTTGAAATGTTCATGCAAGGCATCGAATTGGCGAACGGGTACGACGAATTGCTCGATCCTGAGATCCTGATCGAGCGGACAAAAATCAACAACCAACGCCGGATGGCGTGTGGCGAAAAACCGCTGCCTGTCGACTCCTCTCTAGTCCAAGCGATGCTGGTCGGACTCCCCGCCAGCACGGGAGTGGCACTCGGATTTGACCGCCTCTTGATGCTCAGAACGAAGTCGAGTTCGATTGAGAAAGTGATACCGTTTCCGATCGAAATCGCGTAA